From the Penaeus monodon isolate SGIC_2016 chromosome 3, NSTDA_Pmon_1, whole genome shotgun sequence genome, the window AGGAAGTTAGTTTATACACATTtgttatttacacgactatccggTTAGCGGAAGTAAAGGAGAAAACGGGGATGGATAAaggcaaagaaagggggaaagggagacagttctcagagaaaaaagggagatgggagaaggagggaaggagataaggaagcaATGGAGGTGGGGAGtgtaagaaggaaaaggaggcaaGTTGGAGGGGCGGACTGATTTTAAGGAAGATCTGGGAGTGAGAGTAGGTGGCAgaacgggagagggaaaggtagagggagagggcaaatgaaaggaaaacagagtGGGGAGGCAAAAGGAAGAggctgaaagagggagagaggagtactTTTTTCCATGGAATTTCCACGGGTCCCGCTAGTTACTGTAaatgttactattgtcattgttattatcattactatcgttatcattagcattatcttattattttcaatattcttaattttcattataatttcgtttttttataatttctatcgttactatcctcatcattatcttaattaagatAGCTGATATATACGTAACTTATACAGAGTCACAAAAAAACGGAAActttatgcttattttttttctgtgtgaaatAACTACATAAGTTGTAGTTGTTACATCCCAGTAAAGTTAATCAAGTTTTTTCCCAATGTTACAAAACAAAACGAGTCAGAGACCACAAAGcatgaacaaacaaaacaatagtgCATAATATTTCCACCTGGAAATACGATGTTGTTAGACGTGGTTTTGTATGATACgagttaatattatttaaaaaatgctaGTGTTAAcaatgtgcattgtgtgtgtgtgtgtgtgtgtgtgtgtgtgtgtgtgtgtgtgtgtgtgtgtgtgtgtgtgtgtgtgtgtgtgtgtgtgtgtgtgtgtgtgtgtgtgtgtgaatcagttACATGACAATGGTCTATATTTATTTCAGTAAATTACGGAAAAAAACTTAGCGCAGCATAGCATAGTTATCATGTAAGAACTAACAGGTGGCATGGTGGTGTGCTGTAGTAATAGCATTATCAGTACGTTTATttttagcaatattaataataatactagtcagGTGTTATAGCATTAATTAATTATGAACGCCATATCATTAATAGTCAAACTCGTTACAATAAGAATTCCCTAATCAGTATAGTGTTAACTGCAAAAGATATTCTCACATATAttcaagtaatgataatatttattgtatagcattgattacctaaaagcgCAAAGCACTTTATCAAAAACACTAACAGAACACATACTAATCTCGGATAATCATCATATAAACCCTTAAAACAGAGAAATTAGACCCCTATAAGGCATAACAAGTCCAGAACAAGCCAGCGATAGTTTCTTCACTGTTTACGAAGTCCACTCTTTTTACAAAACGATTTGTTGCGTCGCCTTCCCACCTTTGGCCGGCGCGAGCAGGTTGTTTGAAAGAGGATAAGGTAAGTTTATATGATAATTAGAGTgataagtaaatttttttataactgcaTTTACAAATTTTTGGTGTATGAATGTGGTTTGTGGTGATTACTGGAATCATTTCTGTGACCCGAGTTTTCCTTAGGcctgtagtagtagtattttgggCTGTGAAGTCTATGCTAAGatgatttgtttttaatttgactTTTATTATGGTTACATGATGTGTTAACCCATATGGGATTTGTTACCGAGGTtgatgttaccgagagcgacgcacagatatagagggaaatggacacttcCGTTTTAGAGAGCATACgaaatagagtaataataataataataataataataataataataataataaaaagtacagTTGCTCCTGCCTTATATCGCCGTCACACAAGAGTTCTTAGTGTCGcgtctagggaatatatagaaggTAGGAAGGGCTaggtttgtattttgggtttgcatgataccctggttttagGACTTCGTTACGGAGGTGCGTCGCTCTTGGTGACATTAACGGATAAGAACAGAAAGAATTGACGTTGATGATCGTTATTATCTCAATTTCCAGGCCTTGCTGTGGGTCTGCAGCCATGTCGCGGTATCACTTTGTACTGGTGATCTTTATATCAGTTTCCGCTGGCCATTATTTACGTAAGTTTCAGCGATTGCATGCAggttgaaggtaaaaaaaaaaaaaaaaagtgtgaatcgTTGTAATGGAAATATAGGCCTGTGGTGTTGTTAGTGGGTGTGACTTGACATTATATCAATCTGTAATTGTGCAGCTCGAGAGAGCTGGGCTCCAAGCTTGCCTTTGGTAATAAAAGGCACtggatatataattttgtggttgtggttataGGGAATTACATAGGACCACATTACTCCAATTAGGATTATGCAGCGATATCCGTGGCTTGTGCTTCTTCGGCACTTGCGTAAAGGCCAACATGTCTCCATTCAATATATTCTGTAAATATAAGAGACCATGGGTTAGCTCCTTTTTCATCAGAATCTTTGAGAAGATCTATTAAATATTTGCTATAACATACATTGAAGGCTGTTGGCCTTTGCCGGAGAGCCGAAGGTGTGGAGGCCACGGATTTGCCTTTGGAGAAACTGTTCATGAGATTCATTTTATGCAGGTTATTTCTAAGACGAACTGGTGTTGTTTTATGTGtactttatcatattttaacccatatttccgttctctctctctccttccttttcttctctgttttcttttctctcttctcttttcttctctttccttctcttctctctcttctctttctctctctctttctctctctcttctactctcttctcttctctctttctctcctttctctctctcttctttctctctctttctcctcctctcctctctcttctcttctctcttttctctcttcttcttctctctctttctctctctttctctctctcttttctctctctcttctctcttttctctatctcttctctctttcctgttctctctctatatcccactctctctctctctctctctctcttctctttctctctctcttctctctctctttctctctctctttttctctctttttctctttctcttttctctctctctctctcttttctctctctttctctcttttctctctctctctctctctctcttttctccttttctctctctctctctctctctttattttttatttttgctccgCCCTTCTCATTTCGCTTTTCAGCAGCTTAATTTCGTTtcctttttatcgatttttttctctatttcattattcttcctttctggttttctccttcttttctatcgtctctctccaccattcttctctcccttcctctcttcacgtctctccttccctcgccttttctctctttatctctttcctctcttgttaTCTAATCTCTCCTCGCCAATATTAAATCTTGTgtattttgattatgataatatgctGAATATAATTAGCAATTTTTCATTAGTCTGATATGAGAGATTTCAATGATAGTATAACGTGATATGATGTAGACATGAGCGTCTTGTCTGGTATGTTGTAATAATCGTCAGATATACTATAACATAGTTTCCATTGATTTTGCAAATTACTGAAaaggagaaatgataatgattattaaaactaatgatttttttcatgatttttattatacatttttaaaagactatttatatatatttattttaattttatttttttttttgtaattatttatatatattattttcatctattttgtagttgttgtatttATTGTCTAGTATTTATTTGACTATTTTTTGTCGGTTGTTAATTTCCCATTGgcttttggatttattttttcttattcagttGTTGCATCACAAGTCATTGTTCTCGTGAAGATTCATCCTGGATTAACATATTAACGGTCATTTTCTTCCTAACGATTTTTATTAGAATTATCCCCGCCCCTTTTTTATAATGGTCATTCATTATGACTATgatgtaatagataatataatgtaatgtaatgtaatacaatgtatgatatatgatttatatatgatatggtacaatgtaatgtaatgtaatgtaatatgacatatatatggtatatgaaatgatatagcatagtatgatataataactacgttttatctccatcatcatcatcacattctccATCACTTCCCATCATGTACATCAATTGTCATTTTCCTCACCGTATGTGACATCATATTGCTTTCCCTATCACTATCActtcactattactatcattatcactgtcattactttGATCAAAACCACAATTAGTAACAACCAAACTCACAGCCCCCCCCTCCTCACGACACCCCCCCACCATCCacacctcctctaccccctccctcccatcaacaaccactcactcccccacctctcactcctccacccacccaccacccactcccttcccccccaccacttccccacctcccactcccttcctccaccacctcccacttccccccaccacttcctccaccacctcctccctcctcctccccctcctcctccccctcctcctcccccctcctcctcccccctccccctctcccctccccctccccctccccccctaaccacctacttttctcttcctcacaGACACCAATAACAGGAAGTGCGTGGCGACCTGCCCTGACCTCAGTGACCCCGTGTGTGGCAGTAACCAGGTGACCTATGATAACGACTGCCTCTTGGAGCGGGCGCAGTGCGAAGACCTGAGTTTGCACAAGGTCGCGGAGGGTCCCTGTGGTAGgttggggatgtttttttttttttttttttttgggggggaggggggtatttttGGAGTCTGGTGTTATTGTACATTGTTTGgatttctattatcttttgtgtgatgtttttgtaaatattattttttaaagatttttatttatttttctttgtctgatATCATCATTGCTTTTTTGTCAACTATATctgacattatatataaacacacacatatatatacatacatacacataaatacatttatacatacatatatacatacatatatgtacatatatatacaaatatatatacatatatatacatatatatatacatatatatacatatatacatcttcttcttttaacggtaggttcatgtctgagccgccttggtcacagcatgatacttcattgtagttttcatgttatgatgctcttggagtgagttcgtggtagggtccccagttcctttccacggagagtgccggtggtaccttttaggtaattattctctctatttatccgggcacttgacttgggctggcatggccacccagtggctaggtaggcaatcaaggtgaagtttcttgcccaagggaacaacgcgccggtcggtagagtccgacgctctaaccattcggccaccgcggccttgacgatcatgggcttccatgattttttcttagcaatttagagcagtggtttgccattgccttccgcccagtgtttttatcgagtcaccatctctatttacccggcactgacttgagctggcttggccatccagtggctaggcaggcaatcgaggtgaagttccttgcctaagggaaacaacgcggcggccggtgactcgaaccctcgtactcagattgccgtcgtgacagtcttgagtccgacgctctaaccattcggccaccgcggccccacatatatacatatatactcatatatatacatatatatacatatttacatatatatacatatatatacttatatactatatatcatatatatatattacatatatatatacatatatatatacatacatatatacatattatcatacatattataatacatatatatatatacatatatatacatatactatatatatcatatatatacattatatatcatatgtactaaccatatatatacattatatattatacatatacatatacataatacatatatacataaaaaatatatacatatacataatatacattattacatatacatatactatatacatatatatatatatacatatacatacatatatagacatatatagacatatatagacatatatatatgcatatatatgtacatatatatacatatacatatgtatatattcatatatacatacaaatatatacatatatataaatatacataaaaaatatatatatacacataaatatatataccataaatatatatacatatacatatatatgcacacgcccTGTGGTATGTTGTgataaatttagattttttttttgtctggtattaatgtttttgtttttgtctgttattttatatatattttgtcgttTATTAttgtcttgttgtttttgttattgtcgtagttattgtttttgtctccattattatcgttgttactgtataattattattgtttttatcactattattggtaccatatcaccatcaacattatcaccattaccatgaacatcatcatcactgtcaccatcatcCCTAATGCACGCCATGCTATCTGGCATGCAAGGTCTATATGGGTACAATAATCAGACCTTATATAGACCTTGACTTCAATTGACTGATGTTCCTACTGTGTCCAGATTTGACTTCGTATACGTCAGTACTGCTATTAAAATTTGTTTCTGTAAGGCATAAATGTTCATCCAGTTATTAAAACATTttcgtaggagagagagagagaaaaaaaacatgttgggTACCAATAGAATTTGTTACATAAAGGCATGAATATTTATTCTGTCATTATAACACCTCGGAGAAAAGAATATTATTGAATAAACTTATCAGTATAATCTGAATAAGGCAGAAATATTACGTAGAAGAACATTTTAATTGAGTATCAGCTGATCGTCACTACCCTATGCCTATGTGAATGAGATTGAGTATGgcaacgtttatatatatattttttcctcactTCGTACATGGAAACGGCATAAAAAATggtttagaaagaaaaatagaaaggaaatgaaCAAGTATAGGTAGGCCTATTTGTTTCGAAATTATATACAGGTTATTTGTGTAGACTGTGCTCCCTTTTAATTTGTTGCtcgttttattcattattattattatcaccatcattgtcatcatttattatcaatatcattattataataatagtcatcattatcattataattatttttcttattatcattattatttctagtattattatcataattattttcatcattattatcatgatcatcattattatcattattatcgttatcattatcatcatcactaatactaatactaatactgttatcattattgtcatcactattgtcatcactattgtcatcactattgtcatcactattgtcatcactattgtcatcaccatcatcgttatcattatcgttatcaccaccacctcctcctcaccaccCACCTCTCATTTGTTTAAGGTTAGTCTGAAATACGAATCAccttagtataaaatatattaaacacaaatgATTTGTTCTGATTTGTCTGTAAGTATGTAAGCGAGttgaaatatttacatatatttttaacgtTCTGTTCTTCTacttttgttgtttgtatttatttgttcgtCATTcagatttattgatttatttacgttttatttaattttaagagAACTCGTGACTAATCTGTTTATTTCCAATGCTTTGATTAACAATGTTTATTTCCAAATCCTTAATTACTAATAAACTTATTTCCAATGCCTTGCAACGTCCCACAAGAGTGCAACTCGATTTGCAACGACGAGCAAGCCAGCGTGTGCGGGAGCGACGGCAAGACGTACGAGAGCGCGTGCAACTTGCAGAGAGCCAAATGCAAGGACAATCCCACGCTCCAACAGGTGGCTCAAGGACCTTGCGGTGAGTTAGGGGGacttcgtggtgtgtgtgtgtgtgtctctgtctctgtctgtctgtctgtgtgtctgtctgtgtgtctgtctgtctgtgtgtctgtctgtctgtgtgtctgtgtgtctgtctgtgtgtctgtctgtgtgtctgtctgtgtctctgtgtgtctgtctgtgtgtgtctgtctgtctgtctgttctgtctgtctgtgtctgtctgtctgtgttctgtctgtctgtctgtgtctgtctgtctgtctgtgtctgtctgtctgtgtctgtctgtctgtctgtctgtgtctgtctgtctgtgtctgtgtctgtctgtctgtgtctgtctgtctgtgtctgtctgtctgtgtctgtctgtctgtgtctctgtatgtctgtgtctctgtctgtgtctgtctgtctgtgtctgtctgtctgtctgtgtctgtctgtctgtgtctatctgtctatctgtttctctctcaatatctctttctctctctctctctctctctctctctcctctctctctctctctctctctctctctctctccccttcctcccttcctctttctccctccctctcccccttcctcccttcctctttctccctccctctcccccttcctcccttcctctttctccctccctctccctcccttcctctttctccctccctctccttcctccctccctcccttcctctccctcttcctctccctctccctctccctctccctctttctctctcttgtatatcaTCTGTGAGGCCACGCAAGGAATAGCAAAGATGAGTGTGAGGATTACCCTATAAAGTTACCTCAGCCTTTTGAGATGTAAAATTGTCTTAATAAGCTTGTTAAGTAAAAtgaagtttgtttgtgtgtctgtctgcctttctctcgctTGCTTGATTTCTCTCTGTCATacacattctttctctcactatctctcttcgtctctctcgcattctctctttgtctgtctctcgcattctcggtttgtctgtctctcgcattctcggtttgtctgtctctcgcattctcggtttgtctgtctctcgcatCTCTTGCTGTCTCTCGCATTCTGTTGTCGTCTCTCgcattctctgtttgtctgtctctcgcattctctttttttgtcctttttcttgtcgctcgcattctctctttctttgtctgtctctcgcatttctcttcttttcttttctttttgtctcgtctcgcattctctctttctttgtctgtctctcgcattctctctttctttgtctgtctctcgcattctctctttctttgtctgtctctcgcattctctctttctttgtctgtctctcgcattctctctttctttgtctgtctctcgcattctctctttctttgtctgtctctcgcattctctctttctttgtctgtctctcgcattctctctttctttgtctgtctctcgcattctctctttctttgtctgtctctcgcattctctctttctttgtctgtctctcgcattctctctttctttgtctgtctctcgcattctctctttctttgtctgtctctcgcattctctctttctttgtctgtctctcgcatttctctttcttttctgttcgcttcccttttgtttctctcgcattctctctttctttgtctgtctctcgcattctctctttctttgtctgtctctcgcattctctctttctctctctctctctctctcatattttttgaGTTGTGTGCATACAAACAGCGAGTGCCGTTGCAGGAAGATTAAGCGTgggggagacggagaaaggagCGTTGTTAAGTGTGCAGAGCCGTCTCCGTTTTCTTGACAGAAACGGGTAATTACTTGTTTCTTACCCTCTGTGCTCTCTCTATGACTAATGTagactctatttcttttttttctttctctttttttttctctttcttattttgtttctctttttttctttttcactctttctctctctctctgtttgtttctctttctcttttcctctctttctatttctctcttccattttctctttctctctttctttctctccctccctctctttttctctttctttctatttctttctccctccctccctccctcctcctcctccctccctccctccctccctcctcccccccctctccctcctcctcccccccctccctctcctccccctctcctcccctcccccctctccccccccttcccccccccccttcccccccacccaccacccccccccttcccccccgacaGCCTCCACGCGCCGCACGCGCGAGGCGTTTTGCCCTGCCCCCGTGTGTGGGAGCGACGGCGTTACGTACCGGAGCGAGTGCGAGCTGGAGGGGGCCGCGTGCAAAGACCCCCCCCATCAGGAAGCTGGCCTTGTGCGCCTGTCgtgagtgtgttgtttttggtgtttttcgtggtggtggtgttgtgtttgtttgtgtgtgtttgtgtgtgtgtgtgtgtgtgtttgtttgtgtgattgtgtgtgtgtgttgctgggtgtgattgtgtgcgtgtgtgttttgtgggggtgtttggttggtgtttggatgtgtgattgtgagtggtgattgtgagttgtgttgtgtgttttttggatttgtggttttttgttgtgtggggtttgtgttgtgtgtgtttgtgattgtgtgtgattgtgttgttgtttggttgtgttgtgtgattgtgatgtgttgtggtttgtgttgtgtgtttttttgtgattgtgttgtttgttggggtggttttttgtgttgtgtgtgattgtgttgtgtgtttgtgattgtgtgtgattgtgtgtaattgtgtgttttgtgtgtgattgttgtgtgtgttttgtgttgtgtgtgtgttttgtgattgtgtgtgattgtgtgtgtgtcattgtgattgtgtgactgtgtgtgtgttttttgtgtgattgtgtgtgtaagttttagTTTTCGTTTTGTGAgttgaatttttgggttttgtaagtgctgtatttttttttttttatattattttaatatatatattatatattataatatatatatattttaattatgtgttggttttttttcttttatgtttgtatgtttcttttttttttaaacccccccccccaccccaccccaaacacacacacgttttccTACACCTTTCCCCCCAACATTTCTCTCCAACACTTTCCTCAACACTAACCAAACACTTACCCCCCTCATAATTTCCCCTCAACGCTACCCCCAacactcccctcccactccccctcaacactacccccccccttcccccctcacaacTTCCCCCCAACActaccttccccaccttccccccctcgcaATTTCCCCCCCAACActaccctccccaccttccccctcaacactcccccccaccttccctctaccttccccccaccccccatttcgAGCCACCGTTTCTCACGCCCCAACTTCCCCTTTCAGTCATGGACCCAAAAAATGCAACAGAAAATGTACGGCGGAGGTTGACCCCTGTGTGTGGCAGCAACGGCATCACGTACCCGAACCACTGCACTGTTAAACATTGCAGCTTGCAACACCCGACGTTCAAAAGCCGGCAGGggcttttggggtggggtttggttgtttttgaccttttttctttctctttctttttctctctttctcattctctctctctttcctttctcttttttctttatctcttcccccatctccctccccctcccccatcccctctcccccactaaaTATACGACCCCTCCCCCTGCAGACCAGCAGCCCGAGTGCGTGACGACCTGCCAGCGACCGTACGACCCTGTGTGTGGCAGGGACGGCCAGACGTAAAAAAACGCTGCCCTGCAGTTATGATCGTACAAAAACCC encodes:
- the LOC119585094 gene encoding four-domain proteases inhibitor-like, yielding MSRYHFVLVIFISVSAGHYLHTNNRKCVATCPDLSDPVCGSNQVTYDNDCLLERAQCEDLSLHKVAEGPCECNSICNDEQASVCGSDGKTYESACNLQRAKCKDNPTLQQVAQGPCVMDPKNATENVRRRLTPVCGSNGITYPNHCTVKHCSLQHPTFKSRQGLLGWAHNQPQNHYFSSLPHSRAVPECPRAECTREYKPVCGSDGVTYSNDCLFDKAQCRNSSLRAVKLGECDLDNCDLTLCTTDYKPVCGSDGVTYGSQCQFDIAVCKDALLVKAGDGECSSVLQ